The Metabacillus schmidteae nucleotide sequence CATTTGGGCGATTTCAATGTATACCCTTTATGTTTATTTAGGAGCAGCTCTTTACTCCGAAAATAAATTCTCATCATCAGAAATCGCATTAGCTGTAACTTTTTATGGTGTCGGTGCTGTTTTAGGGAGCCTTACAAGCGGGCAATTAACAGATAAATTTGGAGAAATGAAAATTTCAAAGGCTACGCTAATTTTCTTAATTCTAATACTTATTTGTCTAGGGATATTCTTCTCAACTGGTGATTGGGTTTATTTCTTTCTTTTTATTTGGGCTTTAGTTGGGTATGCAGGATTTACATCATACCAAGCACGATTATCTGTGGAATATCCAAAAGAACGAGGAATTGTAATGGCGTGGAATAATACGGCTCTGTATATTGGTATTACCTTAGGTTCAATAATTGGAGGTTTTGTCATATCTAATTGGGGATATTCTATACTCCCATATGTTTGTAGCGTTGCAGCAATCGGAAGTTTTGTGCTTAGTACCCAAAAGGTACAAGAAGCCAAAAAAGAATCAGCTTTCTCAACAGATAAATGACTCGGAGAATTACTTGCTAGCTGCCTCCCATGAAGAGGGACAGTAAGTAATAAACAAATTGGCGTAATCAATAAATCCTAAAAAGAGTATAATGAAAAACCTCCTTACATTACTATTTTTTTGGGGGGATTATTATGGAGGCAAACGAATATCAAGACTTTTATTGTGACGAGGTATTAAGTGGGAGAACACCTGTGAAAATAGTTTTAGAAACCGAAAATGTTTTGGCTTTTTTCAAAACGAGAATTACGACGACAGAAGGAATAATAAAAGTAATAAGACAACAAATCGATGAGAGAGAGGACTCTCATCGTTTTTTTAGGAGTAGTTTTGATATTGAATAAAGCGGAGAACAAGGCAGGGGGCGATCATCTGAATTAGATAACTGCTCATGATTTTGCAAGAAGGTAAGGAAGATATATAAATCACTATCATAGTTTCCTGAGGTATTTTGGGAATAATTTTGTGTAACTTCAAGATACCGTGAGCAATCATTCTAATGCTTGTTGAAATACTTGCGGTAGTGACTAAAAGTTTATCTGCAAGTTGGCAAAAGGAACTTCTCAAAATTTTATTCTGTCTCAATATCACAAGTAATCTAGGTTTTTGAGACAGAATATATCATTTTAATCTAACTTCGTATAATACATATTATGTAAACTAGAAAATAAAATTATGCCGAGGGACCAGGAATTTACTCTATCTGATCCTTCGGCATATCCATACGATCTACAGCACTTTTTAAATCATCATTTCGTATATGCGTATAAATCATCGTCGTTTGAATCGATGAATGTCCCAGTTGTCTTCTTAACTTTGGCACATCATTGATTTCAGAATGATACCTTGTTGCAAATGAATGCCTTAATTTGTGTACAGATAATGATGGTTTTCCGAATGCTGCAGCATATTTTTCAATTAGTTTTTCGATTGATCTTGCTGTTAAGCGTCTTGATTTTCCTTTTGGACCCATTGGTGCTGCTACAAATAATGCTTTATTGTTTTTCTCGACTTTATAGCGATTTTCTCTTATTTTTAAGTATACCTGAAGATCATCCATGGCAATTTTACTGAAGAAAACGAATTGCTCTTTATTTCCTTTACGAATAACACGTGCTGTAAACTTGCTGAAATCAATGTCGTCAAGATCAAGGTTCACAACCTCAGATAGACGGAGACCTGAGCCTAAAATTAATGAAACAATAGCTGTATCGCGTTCCTGGTTGAGTTTATAAAAGTTAAATAACTTTTTATTTTCCTTATTTAGCTCACCATAATCATGAGCAATGAACCTGCGGAAGTTTTCATATTCATCTCCGAGAAGAATTTTCCCTTCAATTTTGTTTGCGATCGTTTCCATGCTGTCTTTAAGCTCATTAAACTCAATTTTTGCCATAACATTTCTTTGTATATAAGGCTTAAGATCACGCGTTTCAGCAATGTTTTGCAAGTAGTTAAATAGGGACTTTAAAGCTGATAATTTGCGATTAACGGTTATTTCTTTGTTATGTAGTTCGTACTGTAATACATATAAAAAGCCTTCAACTTGCTGAACTGTTAATGTTTCGAGAAGGTCTAATGGGATATTTTTTATATTACCAGAGTAAAGTTGCTCTGACATGATCCAATTAAAGAAAATTTTATAATCATGGCAATAATTAAGTAATGATGCCGCAGAAAGTTTTCTGCGTTTATGATCAATGTATTCTTCAACATACCAAGGTAATTCTTTAAGTAGAACTTGTAATTTTTTATAATGCTGTTGCTGTGATTCCGTAGCCATAAAAACACCTCAAGACGATTTTTCTATACTACCATTATAAATTATACACATTATTACGTCAAATTTATATTTTACGTAATAATGTTTTTACTCGAAATATTAATATTGCCTGTTTTATGATCTTTTGGTTTACTAATCAATTTAGCACTTAGTATGTCTTCCTTCATTCTTACCTTTAAATTAGTAAAATATTTTTCTCTAACTGACCTAAAAAACCCCATTTTGTGAGATACTAATACTAACCCCTATAAAGAAAGTTGGTAACTTGTGAAAAATAAACAAAATAAATTTGAAATTAATGAGAAGGTTTGTATTAAGGCTACTAAGGAAATTGTGACCATTAGCAACAGTAGTTACGTTGCTAATATGAAGAGATATTCGTATACATTAAAAGAATATCCAAATACGTTTTATTTTGAAGAAGAATTGAATTCCATTTAATATAACCGTATTTGTAAACATTCAGCATCTATGATCTACTCACTTTTTAATTATCAGTTTGGATGTGTGTGTAGATCACATGCTTTCTTTTAGTAACAAATTAAATACCAGCCCCCATTTATTTACCTATTAGTGGTACCGATATTTTATCGGTTACTTCCTCAGATTGTCCATAATCGTATCCATATCTGTTGAGGTCGTCATGTTTTAACTTCTGTAGTTAAAACCTGTTCTTTTACAAAGTTCATTTTGGTTATTCCCCATCCTCTACATCCAATAAGAATAATATTTAACCCCATAGTAACAAAAATAGAATTTTGTTCTTCACTTCCATACTGCCCCCTCCCTTTTATGCTCTCAAATTTATAAATTAGTGGATTTCCTTTGCATGTTAACTCTTTTCCAAACAAGGAATAAGCTTAATACGAACAGGTACATCGCACTAATAC carries:
- the xerS gene encoding tyrosine recombinase XerS, producing MATESQQQHYKKLQVLLKELPWYVEEYIDHKRRKLSAASLLNYCHDYKIFFNWIMSEQLYSGNIKNIPLDLLETLTVQQVEGFLYVLQYELHNKEITVNRKLSALKSLFNYLQNIAETRDLKPYIQRNVMAKIEFNELKDSMETIANKIEGKILLGDEYENFRRFIAHDYGELNKENKKLFNFYKLNQERDTAIVSLILGSGLRLSEVVNLDLDDIDFSKFTARVIRKGNKEQFVFFSKIAMDDLQVYLKIRENRYKVEKNNKALFVAAPMGPKGKSRRLTARSIEKLIEKYAAAFGKPSLSVHKLRHSFATRYHSEINDVPKLRRQLGHSSIQTTMIYTHIRNDDLKSAVDRMDMPKDQIE